In the genome of Crassostrea angulata isolate pt1a10 chromosome 6, ASM2561291v2, whole genome shotgun sequence, the window ACAATATTGCTTTGCTTCTTATAGCATCAAATAAGTGACAatattattgatgaaattaAGAATAACTGGACACATCATAGAATATCttcttttcaattaaaaatctgGATCACACCCCCacttttattgataaaatttgcCGCCCCAATATGAAATACCTACCGATGCCTCTCATTTCGCAAGTGACTTCAAGAACCGGAGCATGAAGGgtctaattttaaatatattgaatttatgGTTACATAGTTTGATCATCGtcatgaaatatttgtaaaaaatattgaaaaattcagTAGATTCTTGTTTTTCCAAAaatgatatcagaaaatatgtGAATTTCCTTTGTGAAATAGGAATATCACATACCCGATATTTCCCAAAATTCAGGTaatgaatgaaattttcagCTTAATTGCACATATTTGTTATACcagacacatacatgtatataaaaaataaccaTTTGCAGAAACAAAACGTCCCAAACAAGTGCTTTTGATGATTAACCCAATTGGTGGGAATGGAACAGCACGGAAAGATTTTGCTGAAATTGTGGAACCAGTTTTCAAACTTGCTGGGATATCCATGGATATTCTGTGTTAGTACTGTAATTCAACTTTTTCGAATATCAAAATAAGTGCCATGTTTATGaatctaattattttttcattcgttTTAGTTTCAGAACGTTCCAAGCACATGGTTGATGTTGCCAAATTGTACGACTTTACCAACACTGATGGGTAATTCATAATGTTATGCATTTCATTGGTGTAAATGTTAGATGTATGTCTAGTGCTTGCAAAAAGTAAATCATTTGGTTTTCTGGGTGTGagatgaaaaatcaaatttatatcaatcattCCCATATATAGTTGGGGCATCATTTGGAGAGGTTTAggattaattcataaaaaatatgcatCTGTTAACAAGTTTTCTAAAGATGGTAACtggaatatttgatttaatgtataacacccctcccccccaaaaatcgaaaaaatatatataagatttttaaatacatgtagtgtaataccggtaaaaaaaaaaagtacttgATAATCAAATTTGGAACaaacattttatagaaaaatactttttaattaaAGTATACTAGCTTGTTGATCAAATTTGGATCATCATCCTTGAAGATCTTATTAGTAATATATTAACAAGGGTATAAGGGAGAGGGGGGAAGAAGGTATAGATGAACACTATGTGAATTTAGTTTCTCTGTTAGAGATTAAACTTTTGATTTCATCTCTTaaatgatatttgttttattctatTGTTCACACTTGTTTACTTTAGGGTTGTTCTGCTAGGGGGAGATGGGTCTTATCATGAAGTGGTGAATGTTTTGATGAGAAAGAAACAAGAAGAACATGGGATTGATGTAGATGACCCAAATTCACCTCTGTCACCCCTTAACATTCCGATTGCCATGATACCAACCGGTAAAATTGCATGTACATTTTTCAATATGAATGTTCCTGCAAAAAAGTAAAggtgaataaaatattcataatatcaCTTTAAAATTATTCAGCAAATTTCATCGATCACTCGTCTTAAATATCAATAGATTATCATAATTATTCCActgtatttttgtaaattttaaagctaacatataatttaaaagattttctgtGATAGCCTAATTATATATATGTCTTAGTGCAACTTATTCTATAGGTTATAAATGGCTGAATTAGTCTTGTTCCCTGATCTTGTATACCCATAGGAACAGTTGATGGTGCCTTATATTGGTTCTAGATgcaaattaaagaaaatcagTTAACCTGTAAACTGGGACCCCTACATGAtttagaattttgtttttttttttagtttttttttgttgagaGAATTATTATTAACATTTATTATTAACATGAATTATATGATTATAGGGAGTGGAAATGGAGTATCAGAAAACAACACTGGGAGTAAAGATGTTTTGACGGCTGCACTTCATGTTGTTAAAGGTAATAGCTTTCAGCTGATcatgcaatttacaaaattaatactGGTAATATATATGCTTTTTCTAtgattttacattaatttgtaatttttcttgCTTGCCACTGTTGAATACTCATGGTAACACATGTGCATTTATTGATATTAAGCTGGATACTTACAATTCATTACCTGAGGAGACTTCTATACATATGGTCATATCAGGTATGCCCTGCTTGTCTTTCATGAACAGTTGTTTTGATTAAACTATAGTGAATTATTTTACACAGGGAAAACCACATCCTCTCACTTACTGGCTCTCTACAGTGGCCATAAGCTGCTTGGGTTCGGCGGGACAGCCTCCACTTATGGATTTATGACGGATCTTCTTTACTACTCGGACAGGAAGTTCCGCTGGTTAGGACGGTCACGATATTTATGTTAGTAAGaatggtttaaaaaatgatgaaaaaaccCCAGTTTAAATCAGTTTAATGAATTGTTGtcttctttttagctcaccgagacgaagtcagggggagcttatgctataccctcggcgtcggcgtcggcgtcggtgtcggcgtcggcgtcggcgtccggacctggttaaagtttttgttgcaggtcctgtatctaagctattacttgtcctatcttcaccaaacttgcatggatgatgcatctggacctacttatggacttgaaagacttggatgctgaatctgagtcctaaatttcagatgctggaggaggttaaggttgttggaccaggttaaagtttttgttgcaggtgccctttgatagcaatatctaagttactgcaggtccgtacttcaccaaacttgcatggatgatgtgtcttatgatactgatgcacaagacaggcttgagtgctgaatctgagcaataggtttcggatgctggaggaggttaaggtttttgggtcaggttaaagtttttgttgcaggtgccctttgatagcaatatctaagttactgctggtccgtactacaccaaacttgcattgatggtgtgtcttatgttactgatgcaccaggcaggcttggatgctgaatctgagctataggttacagatgctgaaggtggttaaggtttttagagctggtttaagtttttgttgcaggtgccctctgatgattatatcatagttactacttgtcctaacttcaccagacttccatggatggtgcgtcttatgatactgatgcaccagacaggcttgaatgctgaatctgagctataggttttggatgctggaggaggttaaggtttttagagctggttaaagtttttgaaacaggtgccctctgataaTTTTATCTTAGTCGttacttgtcctaactacaccagacttccatggatggtgcgtcttatgatactgatgcacctgacgggcttgaatgctgagtctgagccataggtttcagatgctggatatggttaagttttttggaacaggtcacatgtttaatagataatagtactatttcaaacttgcatagttaattaaactgtaatatgaatgaatcacagaggaagcttcagatgcagagcttgatctccattatcaaggatgttaaaaaatatatcttagttattacaggtcctaacttcacaaaacttgaatggatggtgtgtcttatgatacagatgcacatgacaggcatggatgttgaatctgagccataggttgcggatgctggagcaggtttaggttttaattgctagtgccctctgatgatgatatcttagttattactggtctgaacttcaccaaacttgcatggagatgcgtcttatgtatactgatgcacctgacagacttgaatgctgaatctgagccataggtttcggatgctggatgaggtttagtttttttggaacaggtcacatgttttatagatgatagcttgcatagttgatttaactatattataaatgaaaggcagaggttgcttcagatgcagagcctgatctccattatcaaggatgctatagaaatctcctacctcactcaaacctgctcgatagatagatgtgtttgttgataaatgatataacatgattcctatgatatagtattgtatggtatgaaacaatattgtttaatatgatacaatatgatatcatatgtaatattataaaaagttatataattcaatatgatattgtatcaatttttttgatatttattttatgttatgatattgtaacatgattttgttatgtatagtattgtatattatgatacaatattgtataatattatattgtattattaatttattattttatcacatgatactattacataagatattgcaaaatataatattgtatcctatgatacaatattgtatattctataatattgtatcatacgatattgtataatacaatataagttTCTGTTATATAgacacatgaaattgtataatatgatactgtaatattatataatatcgtatcatacgatattgtataatatgatattggtttataatatgatataaagtcacatcacatgaaatgtATTGTATGCTATTgtacatgatacaatatgtatattgttgtattatatattttactttatcacataatattgtatcatttgatatgatacaatgttgtatcaaattatatcgtatcatatgatacaatatcatattatgtttcaaaaatgatacagcatcatacaatatcatactatattatacaataaaatatcatatgtttcaacgttattatgtaatatgatattgtaatataatactatattgttttatatattatgatattgtattatgtgatcaaatacaataacgtataacacaatacaatgtcatatgatacgtaacaatatcatatctcatcattgtttattgtggtattttattgtattatatgatatatgttgtaaatatgataggatgcaatatttaattttatattattgtattgatttacatatgaacatatgattgtcatacaattttttaacagatgatatacgatattgtgtcaaaacagaatccatgaatatccaagatcataaagtatgattttcatttaatatgataaaggtggtctcataaaggtgaagtctcataagggtgatgtctcgtctcggtgagctttgtaatctgtgattacctatgtttagaTTTAAAAGAAGCCAACCCTTTGTCAGAGTGCTAGTTTATGTACCGGTAAGATTGGCCTtgtgattttatcaatcctgaaATGCACTTGTCTTTGTCATTTGCAACTTTACATTGTTACAGTATTAAACTACAGTAATAagctatatttacatctaccgagtaatTTCTGCTTAATTTCTTAAGAAAGCTGACTGtgattcatagctctatagtaACTGACAGGGCTGAAATCTACACAATATAGCTCTAACCAGTTTATCGATCAGTCAAAACCcacagcaacctaagaaaaatcacgtactgcatgaaataatcataatgatgtcagactcaaattcccatatgAGACAACTTGGCTCAATTCTTTTATCTAACATACTGATGTGCATTTCTaacaatgatttaattgattttatttgcgGTACTCTTTACGATcgattcattaattttttttaaagaaagatgtaaatatacacaataaaaagctttctttgatgattcttgcgggttatgaaggtaacaatcaaaaatttacatatgCTAATATGAGTTGtgtgtatttttcctgcaatatcACTATCTTCATATCCCAtatgaaacaccaaagaaagcatcttattgtttaaatagcACAGGTGAGTTTGgtgataaatgattttatatttgagaaAACCATATCCACGTTGCTATGGTGTATTTTTTAGTggatttgtataaaaaaaatttaatgaatttgttGCATCAGCAGGGAAGCATTTTCATGcaagaaaaaattattagagAGTAAAATGACAATACATCTTAACTGTAATTAATagtttattgttaattttaattttaagttgTTCCAATGTGGATGTTCCTTTGCAAATCTCTCACTCAGCGAGTTTTTAATGCCAATGTAACATATTACACTTCGTAAGTACTTTTTCAAAACCGACAAATTTTTCCTACTcaagaatgaattttttttcaaaatgcagcAAACAATATGGCTACTATGACTGTGTGTGGTACTTTTACTCCCTCTTTATTTCAGTGTTAGTGAGCGCCGCAACAGTGACACCAGTGAAACAGAGGTCTATGTTGGCGAGCGGAAATTGACAGGTTATAGCTCCTATACTGCAGACACGAGTAAGAATTCATTCAATTTGATACAATTAATGTGTATGTCTATGGATATTTCTTGATTTGAACAGTGTTAATTAGTTCTTAAGTTTCTTTACTTCTAACATGCGAAGGAAAAGTTTGTCTAAAGACCTTaaatttattgattcatttttcaGTTTTGATAAACAATAGAAGTTTTGTGGCTTGCATGCATGTTTGACTTTCTTTTGCTTTGAGTAGTGGTCTTTAACAGAACCTTGTGGAACATGATGACCCTGAATGGTAACGTCATCTTTGATGGTCAGGTGGTGTTTGATGTACCCAGGATGTTTGTTCCTAAACCGTCCCTGTTTTGTTCCTTCATCTTCTATGACACAGTGTCTGTTAGGTCGGTTTTCAAGTTCTTCAAGCATGTTTCCAAGAGGACACCTGCGGTAAATTTTGAGAATAAGAAAGAAAGTTAGAGGAAGAGAGAGAATGTTACCGGTAGTTTAGATGTTTTAATTTGATGGTAAGAGAGAGACAGAAAGACAGACTGACCGAGACAGAGAGAAAGTTAGCATTAGTTGTAAGATAAATAAAGCTGTAAATtagatgtaaaataaaatggagtaaaaaatgatgaaatgttGCCGATGTCTTTGTGCAGGATATACTGAACACAGAAATGGAAGTTGTGAGTGCACGAGGTTTGGAGGTAGAACTGGTGGACGGTATTGAGGCAGAGAACCAGGACCTGAGGACACTGCGACGGCTAATACAGCTGGACGGAGAAATGTATTCATTGGAGACCCCATCATTTCAGTTATGGTAATGTCACTCAAAGATAAACGTGtattatgtttacattta includes:
- the LOC128186954 gene encoding ceramide kinase-like isoform X3 — translated: MVYSLVINGVQTKVTIDGGKLTLAPEGKPETSYQLDDVIGCDEISTGWFFKSEVTRLWVIEAGPANTLLKKCKNITGDQRKQFQLELAEKSKETKRPKQVLLMINPIGGNGTARKDFAEIVEPVFKLAGISMDILFSERSKHMVDVAKLYDFTNTDGVVLLGGDGSYHEVVNVLMRKKQEEHGIDVDDPNSPLSPLNIPIAMIPTGSGNGVSENNTGSKDVLTAALHVVKGKTTSSHLLALYSGHKLLGFGGTASTYGFMTDLLYYSDRKFRWLGRSRYLFVPMWMFLCKSLTQRVFNANVTYYTSVSERRNSDTSETEVYVGERKLTGYSSYTADTMVFNRTLWNMMTLNGNVIFDGQVVFDVPRMFVPKPSLFCSFIFYDTVSVRIY
- the LOC128186954 gene encoding uncharacterized protein LOC128186954 isoform X1; the encoded protein is MVYSLVINGVQTKVTIDGGKLTLAPEGKPETSYQLDDVIGCDEISTGWFFKSEVTRLWVIEAGPANTLLKKCKNITGDQRKQFQLELAEKSKETKRPKQVLLMINPIGGNGTARKDFAEIVEPVFKLAGISMDILFSERSKHMVDVAKLYDFTNTDGVVLLGGDGSYHEVVNVLMRKKQEEHGIDVDDPNSPLSPLNIPIAMIPTGSGNGVSENNTGSKDVLTAALHVVKGKTTSSHLLALYSGHKLLGFGGTASTYGFMTDLLYYSDRKFRWLGRSRYLFVPMWMFLCKSLTQRVFNANVTYYTSVSERRNSDTSETEVYVGERKLTGYSSYTADTMVFNRTLWNMMTLNGNVIFDGQVVFDVPRMFVPKPSLFCSFIFYDTVSVRSVFKFFKHVSKRTPADILNTEMEVVSARGLEVELVDGIEAENQDLRTLRRLIQLDGEMYSLETPSFQLWYKKDVVQIFTSYL
- the LOC128186954 gene encoding uncharacterized protein LOC128186954 isoform X2 — its product is MASYQLDDVIGCDEISTGWFFKSEVTRLWVIEAGPANTLLKKCKNITGDQRKQFQLELAEKSKETKRPKQVLLMINPIGGNGTARKDFAEIVEPVFKLAGISMDILFSERSKHMVDVAKLYDFTNTDGVVLLGGDGSYHEVVNVLMRKKQEEHGIDVDDPNSPLSPLNIPIAMIPTGSGNGVSENNTGSKDVLTAALHVVKGKTTSSHLLALYSGHKLLGFGGTASTYGFMTDLLYYSDRKFRWLGRSRYLFVPMWMFLCKSLTQRVFNANVTYYTSVSERRNSDTSETEVYVGERKLTGYSSYTADTMVFNRTLWNMMTLNGNVIFDGQVVFDVPRMFVPKPSLFCSFIFYDTVSVRSVFKFFKHVSKRTPADILNTEMEVVSARGLEVELVDGIEAENQDLRTLRRLIQLDGEMYSLETPSFQLWYKKDVVQIFTSYL